The bacterium genome has a window encoding:
- the rpe gene encoding ribulose-phosphate 3-epimerase, with translation TIGPVVVEHLRKITKLPLDVHLMIVEPEKYITAFRDAGADIISVHQEACPHLHRTLQQIRQSGAKAGVVLNPSTSHDTLQCVLDDVDLILVMSVNPGFGGQKFIPQAAHKIRALRNMLGSRKVFIEVDGGINNETGLQVIQAGADVLVAGSYVFGAENPKSRIQSLKQLHASTTGV, from the coding sequence TACGATCGGTCCGGTGGTCGTCGAACATCTCCGTAAAATCACCAAACTTCCGCTGGATGTTCATCTTATGATCGTCGAACCCGAAAAATATATCACCGCTTTTCGTGATGCCGGCGCCGATATCATATCTGTACATCAGGAAGCGTGCCCTCATCTGCATCGCACACTCCAGCAAATACGCCAATCCGGGGCTAAAGCCGGCGTGGTGCTCAATCCGTCCACTTCGCACGACACGCTGCAGTGCGTACTTGATGATGTGGACTTGATCCTTGTTATGTCCGTTAATCCGGGATTTGGCGGTCAAAAATTTATTCCCCAAGCGGCACATAAAATACGCGCATTGCGAAATATGCTGGGCTCACGTAAGGTGTTTATAGAAGTGGATGGCGGAATAAATAATGAAACAGGATTGCAAGTTATTCAAGCCGGTGCGGATGTGCTGGTAGCCGGTTCGTATGTATTCGGCGCAGAAAATCCAAAGTCCAGAATACAATCGCTAAAACAACTACACGCTTCAACAACCGGCGTTTAA